Proteins encoded in a region of the Pseudomonadota bacterium genome:
- the sucC gene encoding ADP-forming succinate--CoA ligase subunit beta: protein MKIHEYQAKQLFARYGIPVPKGEPAFDVERAVEIAGRLIEETKSQTVVVKAQIHAGGRGKGGGVKVVQGVGGAREAASKVLGMNLVTHQTGPAGKKVGRLLVEQGMQIARELYLGLVVDRDRRRVCMMASTEGGMEIEVVAAKAPEKILKAWFEPYAGLQGFQARGLAYGLGLEGKTAGAAAAVMQKLATMFVKEDASLVEVNPLVVTQGGEVIALDGKVSFDDNAKFRQKAHEELRDATEENPVEAEAAALGFSYVGMDGDIGCCVNGAGLAMATMDIIKHEGGEPANFLDVGGGADAETVKKAFKIILSDSRVRSIFVNIFGGILRCDVLAEGVVGAAKEMGIKVPLVVRLEGTNVEIGRDILAKSGLQIHTAKEMGEGAKLAVSLARGQGGAR from the coding sequence GCTGTTCGCGCGCTACGGCATTCCGGTGCCGAAGGGAGAGCCCGCGTTCGACGTCGAGCGCGCCGTCGAGATCGCCGGGAGGCTCATCGAGGAGACGAAGAGCCAGACTGTCGTGGTCAAGGCGCAGATCCACGCCGGCGGCCGCGGCAAGGGCGGCGGCGTGAAGGTCGTGCAGGGCGTCGGCGGCGCGCGCGAGGCGGCGTCCAAGGTGCTCGGCATGAACCTCGTCACGCACCAGACCGGCCCCGCGGGCAAGAAGGTCGGCCGGCTGCTCGTGGAGCAGGGGATGCAGATCGCCCGCGAGCTGTACCTCGGCCTCGTCGTCGATCGCGATCGGCGCCGCGTGTGCATGATGGCGTCGACCGAGGGCGGGATGGAGATCGAGGTGGTCGCCGCGAAGGCGCCCGAGAAGATCCTGAAGGCGTGGTTCGAGCCGTACGCCGGGCTCCAGGGGTTCCAGGCGCGCGGCCTCGCGTACGGGCTCGGGCTCGAGGGCAAGACGGCGGGCGCGGCCGCGGCCGTGATGCAGAAGCTGGCGACGATGTTCGTCAAGGAGGACGCGTCGCTCGTCGAGGTGAACCCGCTCGTCGTCACCCAGGGCGGCGAGGTGATCGCCCTCGACGGCAAGGTGAGCTTCGACGACAACGCGAAGTTCCGGCAGAAGGCGCACGAGGAGCTGCGCGACGCGACCGAGGAGAACCCCGTCGAGGCCGAGGCCGCTGCGCTCGGGTTCTCCTACGTCGGAATGGACGGCGACATCGGCTGCTGCGTGAACGGCGCCGGCCTCGCCATGGCGACGATGGACATCATCAAGCACGAGGGCGGCGAGCCCGCGAACTTCCTGGACGTCGGCGGCGGCGCGGACGCCGAGACCGTGAAGAAGGCGTTCAAGATCATCCTCTCGGACAGCCGGGTGAGGTCGATCTTCGTCAACATCTTCGGCGGCATCCTGCGCTGCGACGTGCTCGCGGAGGGCGTGGTCGGGGCCGCGAAGGAGATGGGGATCAAGGTGCCGCTCGTCGTGCGGCTCGAGGGGACCAACGTGGAGATCGGGCGCGACATCCTCGCGAAGTCGGGGCTGCAGATCCACACCGCCAAGGAGATGGGCGAGGGCGCGAAGCTCGCGGTCTCCCTCGCGCGCGGGCAGGGAGGTGCGCGATGA